CACCTCATCGCCAAGCAGCAGCAGGCGAAATGGATCAACGGCTATCAGATCGTGATCGGGCAGGTGCTGCGCAGCTACGGCGATGGCGGCATCCCGCACCCCTTGGCCGCATCCCCGCAAACGGCCGCAGCGGCGGACAGGTCCGCTTGAAGCCCGCCGACATCGACGCGTTGCTGGCACTGCTTGGCGGCATCGCCATGTACAACGACAAGGGGTATATCTGGACCAACCATTCACCCGAGCAGATCGCTGAAGTGCGGGCGAATGCCAGAGTCGCGATTCATGCCTTCATTGCACGGGTCGGTGCCGAAAACATCCCTGCGGCCGTGCTCGCCGAGATCGAAGCGGCCGAGGCCGTGGAGGATGGCAATGGCCGCGTGCACGAGACGGTTCAAGGCATGCTGCTGGATCGGCAGTGACCTCAATCAACAAGGGCGGGGGAGAGCAGGTTGCAGCGAGTGGCGGCATCCATCGTGAACTCCTGTTGCGACGCATGATGGCAATCCGATCCATCGCGCTGGCGGCCGTGCTCAGCGCCCCATTGCTTGCCCAGGCTGAGCCCAGCGTACAGGTGGGCTTCTCCCCTGAGGGCTCGGCACGGGAATTGGTCCTGGCAACGATCGGCGGCGCAAAGCACAGCATCCAGATGCTGGCCTACACATTCCAGGCGCCTGATATCGCGCAGGCACTGGTGGACGCCCAGCGGCGGGGCGTAGAGGTGCGCGTGGTCATCGACCAGCAACGCAATCGGGGGAAGGCAAGCAAGGCTGTGATGGATTTCGTCACCCGCCATGGTGTGCTGCTGCGCACGAACGATCAGTTCCACCTCCACCACGACAAGACCATCATCGTTGACGGCAACACGGTCGAAACCGGGTCTTTCAACTTTGCGCCGTCCGCCGAGACGGCCAATTCCGAGAACGTGGTCGTCATTCGAGATATGCCGGAAATCGCACGGCAGTATCTCGTGCACTGGCAATCCCGCTGGGATCTCGGCAAGCCGTATCCCGCGCGCTGACACAGCAGCATCCGGCGTGCACCGGCCAGGGTTGCCATTCGCCAGAGACGGCGCTGCGTATTTGAAAAACCATTGTTGGTGAACTCGGCGCGCTGTTCCGGGTGGCCACTACGCCTGGCGATTTCAAGTTGTTCCTCGTTGAACCGACGTCAAGGAGGGTTGCCCTATTCCCTTGGGGGCATTTCGCCAGGAGCATCTTCATGGAAACCCAAGCGCTACATCGCGGCCGTCTGATCGATCATGTGCAGTTGGTGGTCAAAGACCTTGCGGCAAGCCAAGCCTTCTACACTGCCATCCTCGAGGTGTTGGACGTTCCTGTCGGCGGCACTGGCGACGGGTTCTTCTGGGCGGATGAACTATGCATTTCCAGCGCAGATAGCCCCGCCGCGCAAGGCCACCTCACCGGGCGGAATCACCTGGCGTTCCAGGCCAAGGATCGCGCCATGGTGGATGCCTTTTTCAAGGCTGCACTGGCACACGGCGGCAAGGACAACGGTGGCCCTGGAATCCGCGAGTACCATCCCGGCTACTACGCCGCCTTTGTGCTCGATCCCGATGGGAACAATGTCGAGGCGGTGTTCCATGGCGATGCAACGCGGAGCGCGCCTTCGGTGCGGATCACGTTTTAGCGTGTTCGCTGTACTGAACGTGGGATACGGTGCCTGAGCCTGATTGCGAAGGCGCCGCGCGGATTGCGTTCAATGGACCATTTTGTTGCGACGGGATTTGGGGTGGTGGGATCGTGCCGCCCCATTCACCACTTCCAGACGTAGAAACCAACCGCGCCCACCATGGCGCCGGCAAGCACGATCAAGGTCGACGGACCGGGGCGCAACAACAGGCTCTTCTTGGGGCGCTTGGGGTTGTAGTAGACATCGACGTTGCCGTGCTCATCGGCCGTAACTTTTTTTGGAAGCATGTAGGCCGTGTTTTTCAGCAAGCCGGAAGCCGACATCTTCCAGACCGA
This region of Chitinolyticbacter meiyuanensis genomic DNA includes:
- a CDS encoding VOC family protein, which translates into the protein METQALHRGRLIDHVQLVVKDLAASQAFYTAILEVLDVPVGGTGDGFFWADELCISSADSPAAQGHLTGRNHLAFQAKDRAMVDAFFKAALAHGGKDNGGPGIREYHPGYYAAFVLDPDGNNVEAVFHGDATRSAPSVRITF
- a CDS encoding phospholipase D family nuclease produces the protein MTSINKGGGEQVAASGGIHRELLLRRMMAIRSIALAAVLSAPLLAQAEPSVQVGFSPEGSARELVLATIGGAKHSIQMLAYTFQAPDIAQALVDAQRRGVEVRVVIDQQRNRGKASKAVMDFVTRHGVLLRTNDQFHLHHDKTIIVDGNTVETGSFNFAPSAETANSENVVVIRDMPEIARQYLVHWQSRWDLGKPYPAR